GTATTAGTATATACCTAAACAAGGCCTTATTTCAGAAGTTTTTAAAACTtgttatatatataaagataattGTTTTACTATATTAATAATtttgagtgcatgagaaagtggaaaggaaAACATAGATGGTCATTCATTAACAAGTATAATTTACGTTCAACtttttaaagtgcatgcagatGAAGATAAATCTGCTTGATGCTGACCACGCATGATACCTtaaaatgcagctactgccatcttgttttaGGAATTAGTTTACcggtagtttatttcaaacatgcatacagttataaTATAGTACATCACATATTGCGTGGTTGATTAACAAAATACtttaggaggttgcctacagccacagacaTTTTTTTGACCCAACTCTAATGAGGGACTCCAGCTGttacttgtcgttgtagctcacACATCCACCGATTATATTGAAAACTGGATGGTTcatttaatagaggtgtaattgttgCATATACTTACTgtgtggtgcgttcaggtgacAGTGGACAGTAGAATCATCAGCCTGAACCTGTGGGACACGGCAGGCCAAGAGGAGTATGACCGCCTGCGGACGCTGTCCTATCCGCAGACCCACGTCTTCATCATCTGCTTCTCCATCTCAAGCCCCGCCTCCTACGAGAATGTCAAACACAAATGGCATCCTGAGGTCAGGCTGTGTTAGCGAAAAGGGGCGTGTCCGTTTGATTGACGTTTAATGACTTAGTGCTGCGTTTACTTACATTGTCACGTGTCCACAGGTGTCACACCATTGCCCCGGCGTCCCCATCCTCTTAGTGGGCACCAAGAGCGACCTTCGAAACAACGCCGAGATCCTGAGGAAGCTAAAGGAGCAGAACCAGGCGCCCGTCACTCATCACCAGGGCTCCGCACTCGCCCGGCAGATCCAGGCCGTCCGCTACCTCGAGTGCTCCGCCCTCAACCAGGACGGCATTAAGGACGTGTTCGCAGAGGCCGTGAGGGCCTTTCTCAACCCAGAGCCCGTCGGCGGCAAGAAGTTTTGCGTGCTGCTCTAGGACCAAAGCGCCGACTGGCTTGAATTAGGCTGATTTGAGCTTTAAAGACTTGATTTTATTGTTTAAAATTGTGATGATTTCGGTTTTaagtttaaaaattattattattttttttttttaaatggtatggACCTTCCTCCTCATTCAATTAATTGAATTAAAACTGAAAAAGGAGAATGCAAATTGTAACTTCCATAACATATTTGGTAACTTAGCTGTTAAAGCAGATAAGggaaaaacatttaaacaaaaatatttccatccatccatccattttctaccgcttgtccctttcggggtctttctggagcctatctcagctgcattcaggcgtaaggcggggtacaccctggacaagtcggcacctcatcacagggccaacacagatagacagacaacattcacactcacatttacacactagggccaatttagtgttgccaatcagccaatccccaggtgcatgtctttggaggtgggaggaagccggagtacccgaagggaacccacgcagtcatggggagaacatgcaaactccacacagaaagatctgcCTATACAAAAATATTTCAttacataaaaataatacaacttaaTAGACTTTATAATataattttaattaaatgttATAAGAAAAGAAAATCCCAGAAGAAAGTAACCCAATTAGTCGAGGGGGATGATTTGTTTTTGATTACCGATCAAAAATGATATTCAATAGTATAGTTATATAGGTTAAATAAAATTGTAAACAAATGATTCAGATGTAACAATTTATCTCAGATTTTCTTTGATTGTCCAAAGATGTGAAAGCAGACGGAATGAatcaacaacagcaacatttcCTGCAGAGGCCTTGAGGAGGAAACGTCTTTAGAAGCAAATCGGACATGCGGTAGCGTGAATTGTCCGCTCTCTCAGGATGTCGCCTTCTCCCTCACAACGTCTCCTAAAGAGGCCGGAGGTCGCTTCCTCTTCCTGTCTGCCGATTCTCTGGACTTTCTCTCCAGTCGCCGATGAGATGTCAGAGTTCATTTTTTACAGCGCCGAAGGGAATATACCAATGGTGGCCACTAGGGCCGCTGCTTGGTAACGTGACACATTGAAGGTTGTTTTCATGTTAAATAAATTGTGCACAGGATTTGAGCGtgacttttctttttttgtgaatgtgaAGACATTTGATCATACTGTTTTACTCTTTGTGTCATTTTTACATTCACATTCTGTAGATTTGAAAATTTTAGGTTCTCCACGTTAAGGACGTTTGGATAAACAAGCACTTCCTCTGTTTTTGACtgctaaaaaagaaaaatataacaACTTAACACTTCATTGGCAGTACAAGGGCTGTTGGAATGTTGTGGTTTAGTCCGCACTTCTctcttcctcttttttttcttttctttttttttttttaaaaggggttCACAGTCAAAAACGTGTTTTTAAAAAGAGTCCACTGTCGTTTCAGTATCGTTTGTCTTCAGGCGTTGGGGCCACCATGACCATGTGGTTTCCTAAGTCCCAGTGCACCATGCCGTGGAAGgccatgttggagaagaccaccAGGTACTCGCAGAAAGCAAACAGCGTGTAGACTGGGGATGGCAGAGATGCAGTGTCAATGAAGTGGCGGGGTTTTTGGCTATGGGAGGAGACTTTCCGAAACATACAAAGACATACCAGTGCTGATTTTAAACATTCTTACAGTGCATTTAACATATTATGAGCAGTGGTGTCGCACCAAATTCTGGGTCCTCACACACAAACCTCCTAAAAGGCCCTCCATTCCACCCGAAACCCAATGTTTccgccccatacacacacacatggtatGTTCACATGCACTAAAAAATGATCTATGTAAACCTTAATTAGGTTATTGACTTCTTAAAGATAGGATTAACATACCTAGATAAACACCCCTGAATAAGTTGGTGTTGTTTGAACGTGCGGCGGACCGACAGCGGGCAAtactgtttgaaaaaaaaaattatataatatatatttattttacaaatgcaatataaagtggccagaatatgaatttaaataacCATGTAAAATGTAATTATTCACTTATCACGATTATACAGTAAGTATGTCAAGTTTCACATTTACCTTTACTTTAGAGCGGAGGTCTTCCAGGCCGAGGACCCCCAAACTAAAGAAGAGACAGAGCGGGGACCCCTGACCTGTACATAGCAAGCTGGCAACTAATGCGCTAATCGCTGGCTAAAAACTAGTGTTGCTAATCGCCTGCAGGCACTAGAGCGCTGATTGcttgctatcttaaatgctaccatgaatataataatataagtatttattcatgtttttattttaaaccagcaGGGTGGCCATTCCACAAGCAATTATAaactaatgtgtatttaaaggTATATACATTTTGTGGGTGAATTGCAGTGAAAATACAAATAGTTATATTTTAGAAAAACtctaaatcaacataaaatttCACGACACCCATCCTGTACCTCTGTGGACCCCCTAGGGGTTGTGGAActcctgttgaagacctctgctttAGAGTGAAGTAGAGATTATCTGATACACATTGGATCATCATCGATGGATAATATGAATCATAATAATAGGTcatgattattatgattatattattattagagcATCTCCTGGGAGTTAAGTCTTTCTCTGCCTTTAAAAACCAACTATACTTCTATTtgtaactttaatcaagggtccttgaacgcaccacagttatgtgcaatgaggTGCAAAAGGGAAAtgtgtacataactttctcctatgctgccacagatatatttatattttacctttcttctatcacctcatcTTTGTTCCAAAATACTGGTGGTGTGAatgtaataaaagtgagctttgatgacgttatgacatTGGAGTTGAGTCAAGTGTTTTAAGTTAGGTTTGCCGCTATTCAAGTGAAACAAcccatttgcatttttgtatgtaGGTATAGTTTTAGATATTAGATTCAAGtaaccttattattgaactttcacgGCTACATTAATTTTATATGAATATttatgacgtttttttttttttttataacttacatatttaaatgGCAGAAAAAAACCTTCAAACTTTACCAAAGTGCAGGGGCCTCGGTACAACATAATCACTTAGATCATGTACAGTTAATCTCTCACTAAAGATAAGGAACTGGACTGTACAGTTGCTGTTGCTTTTTAAGGTTTCTGATCAGCTGGAACAGCACTTGAATATAAATGATTTATAGTTAACTGTAGAATTGTTTGACCCAAAAGTGAGGAACATATGTCTTTCTGTCTAACCGTACCTACATATTTGTATGGACTTTGCCAAAACACAATGTTCTCACCTCCGGTCTCGCAGTGCTTATTGTGGCGTCTGAAGAAGTATGCAGCCGCCACACAGCAGCTTACGTTGAACAGGAACAGGCGCAGCTTCCACTTGTACGACGTCGCCTCCTGACATGAAAACAAAGTGTTCCATCATCATCACAGCGAAAATAAAGCAAACTGCTTCTTTTCTGTGACATAATGTTTACTAATCAAGTACTGAATCACAATAGTAGTCATCCAAGGGGTATTTGTATCTAACAATGAGTTGACATTACCTCTGGGTTTACATAGTGCTTCTTGATGACATGCCACAGTCGGCATGTTATGAGCATGTGCAGCAGTGAGCTCACAATGAAAACGAAGAAGGCATATTTGTGAACAGCtgcaaaagaaaaagaaaacaaagctATTAGTGATGATACGTAAACATCTTTAAATCAGTACAGAAACTATGCATGGGCTTAATATtatcattacatacatacattattatgcaGTGTACATCCCTATTTGAGTGCACTACTTGGTCACAACCAGTAGGCACCCTTTTCATTTAGTCTCGAGTGGTTTGTGGTTAAAAGAACGACACTAAAGTTACAGTGTTCAATTCAAATACGCAAACTATGGGATAAGAAAGTGTATTTTACTCACTGTAGTCTTCTGTGGATGCCACGTACGTGAGCAGCAGCAAGGCAGAGTTTTCAGTGAGGTTGCATAACAACGCCAGCCCGCTCAGGATCAGCTCAGGAAGCTTTTCGGCAAAGCGGCTCCGGTAGAAGCTAAAATAGGAGGCGGCCATCAGGTATCGGGGCGCAGAGTGCAAACCGATGCAGCAGCGCCAGATGTAGCGTTCTGGTATGCGGCTGATAGCGCCACTGATGGACGGGAGGTAGTTGGACACCTGGCGGGAAGAGACGAGACGCTCAGGTAGCGCACACAGTACGAAACACGGCGCTTTTTAACAGTTTAAACTAAACTCACATGGCAGTGTGTGTATATGGCATCTTCAAAATGATACACCAAAGAAATAAAGAGGGAGACAACAAGTCCAGTAATAGGAAGCACAAGTGTCCCGATGGTAAAGGAGGTGTAGGGTAGCCGGATAAGGGGCCGGTCCCGGTCCAGGCTTACGTACGGGCCCTGAAGCATCCTGAATTATTGGATATAAGGAGGAATTATTAGACATCCTCTGTAGGTGACTCTGCTATAATTAGACAATTGCTATATTCGCATTATCTGAATGGCCACTTATTAGTGATATTTTGacaattaaattaattttaattcaCCATTTTTTTTAGGGAAGTAAAGTACATGTTAGGTTTACTCAAGGAAGTGGACAAATACAGAAGATTACATCTTCACAACTACAGAACTATTAAAAAGAcacaacacaaaaacaatttGCTGTCAGGAAAGTAGTAATGGCATCAACAATCAACACAGCATCGATAAATTCAGCAATACATGAATTTTTGGATCATTTACCAAAAAGCGATTGCTGAATTTGTAACTAGAAATTACTCATACATTGTGCAATTACCTTATTTAATTTACCTATCCATGGCTTATTCACCAATCATTGTATTATCTCTTTAATATCATATCTAGCCATTTGTTCACATTGTTAATTTTGTcttcaaaacaggaagtacaccaTATCATACCAAAATCAGTAACAGAACAAATATTACCGTCTGTTAATGGCCATAACCCGATCACGTGACATCACGTTCTGACGTTTACCTGCTAACGGCGACCCGAAACGATGCGAATATCGCCCTAAAAGACGGCCAACACTCACCTTTACTGCTCTCTCGGCTTGCTATCCCAGTGCATTCTTTTAACCTGTGATATAATCTATTTAGCTACATAGCTAGCTAAACTACATACGGGCAAGCAACAACACAGAATGCAGATTATAACCAGTTAGACGGTTTAAATATAATCTTTGGACTTCCTAGCAACCGGTCGGATTAGTTTGGTGTCAATGACACGCTAAAAAGTCACTCTTTttcgttttttgtgtgtgtggcaTATCTACTACAGACTGTAAAAGTTCACGATAGCAATCGATGTTTATTTCGG
This Entelurus aequoreus isolate RoL-2023_Sb linkage group LG05, RoL_Eaeq_v1.1, whole genome shotgun sequence DNA region includes the following protein-coding sequences:
- the pgap2 gene encoding post-GPI attachment to proteins factor 2 isoform X2; the protein is MLQGPYVSLDRDRPLIRLPYTSFTIGTLVLPITGLVVSLFISLVYHFEDAIYTHCHVSNYLPSISGAISRIPERYIWRCCIGLHSAPRYLMAASYFSFYRSRFAEKLPELILSGLALLCNLTENSALLLLTYVASTEDYTVHKYAFFVFIVSSLLHMLITCRLWHVIKKHYVNPEEATSYKWKLRLFLFNVSCCVAAAYFFRRHNKHCETGVYTLFAFCEYLVVFSNMAFHGMVHWDLGNHMVMVAPTPEDKRY
- the rhogb gene encoding ras homolog family member Gb — translated: MQTVKCVVVGDGAVGKTCLLISYTTGAFPKEYIPTVFDNYSSQVTVDSRIISLNLWDTAGQEEYDRLRTLSYPQTHVFIICFSISSPASYENVKHKWHPEVSHHCPGVPILLVGTKSDLRNNAEILRKLKEQNQAPVTHHQGSALARQIQAVRYLECSALNQDGIKDVFAEAVRAFLNPEPVGGKKFCVLL
- the pgap2 gene encoding post-GPI attachment to proteins factor 2 isoform X1 → MSRDRVMAINRRMLQGPYVSLDRDRPLIRLPYTSFTIGTLVLPITGLVVSLFISLVYHFEDAIYTHCHVSNYLPSISGAISRIPERYIWRCCIGLHSAPRYLMAASYFSFYRSRFAEKLPELILSGLALLCNLTENSALLLLTYVASTEDYTVHKYAFFVFIVSSLLHMLITCRLWHVIKKHYVNPEEATSYKWKLRLFLFNVSCCVAAAYFFRRHNKHCETGVYTLFAFCEYLVVFSNMAFHGMVHWDLGNHMVMVAPTPEDKRY